One genomic window of Etheostoma spectabile isolate EspeVRDwgs_2016 chromosome 5, UIUC_Espe_1.0, whole genome shotgun sequence includes the following:
- the acsl2 gene encoding LOW QUALITY PROTEIN: long-chain-fatty-acid--CoA ligase 1 (The sequence of the model RefSeq protein was modified relative to this genomic sequence to represent the inferred CDS: inserted 1 base in 1 codon), producing MHFQDWLQSLRSSAGLKASESEDFWSLLPSRPSFSLSSSSLLGLGALASLTAYWLVTRPRPMRPPCDQQAQSVAVNGDPSCRRSALLKDDTLLEFYYDDTRTVFDMFQRGLRIAGSEPCLGFRQPGQPYQWISYTEVAERAQVLGSGLLAKGCQPNPQQFVGIFAQNRPEWIISELACYTFSMAVVPLYDTLGLEAMVHILNLAEISLVICDREEKAAALLENKEKGVTPKLSCLVLFNEFSDAFVERAKNCTIEVLKLEQLMDLGRQYLKDPVPPQPEDLAVVCFTSGTTGKPKGAMITHGNIASNTSSVIKILEVCLLFHLLIQQQDVSISYLPLXHMFERMIQVSMFCHGARVGFYQGDISLLMDDIKTLKPTFFPVVPRLLNRIYDKILGSVTSPLRRALLHYAVRRKQAELSSGVVRNNSLWDKLVFNRIQASLGGNVRFALTASAPISPTVLSFLRATLGCLIFEGYGQTECTAGCTFSMPGDWSAGHVGAPLPCAKVKLIDIPDMNYFAKNGNGEICISGPSVFKGYLRDPERTAEALDSDGWLHSGDVGQWLPNGTLRIIDRKKHIFKLSQGEYIAPEKIENVYMRCVPVLQVFVHGDSLQSFLIGIVVPDPEVFVDWAKERGFVGSYEELCQNPDLKKAVIEDMTAVGKEAGLKSFEQVKDLYLHPETFSIANGLLTPTLKSRRVDIRRVFQEQISSMYSKTAI from the exons ATGCATTTCCAGGACTGGTTACAGTCACTTCGCTCAAGCGCTGGACTCAAAGCTTCTGAATCGGAGGACTTCTGGAGTCTCCTGCCGTCCCGGCCGTCCTTctccctgtcctcctcctctctgctgggTCTCGGAGCGCTGGCGTCTCTCACCGCATACTGGCTGGTGACCCGTCCTCGACCCATGCGTCCTCCCTGTGATCAACAAGCCCAGTCCGTCGCTGTGAAT GGAGATCCCAGCTGCAGACGATCGGCTCTCCTTAAAGACGACACACTGCTGGAGTTTTACTACGATGACACCAGGACGGTCTTTGACATGTTCCAGAGAGGCCTGAGGATCGCAG GCAGCGAGCCGTGTCTGGGCTTCAGACAGCCGGGCCAGCCCTACCAGTGGATCTCCTACACCGAG GTGGCTGAGCGGGCCCAGGTGCTGGGCTCGGGGCTGTTGGCCAAAGGCTGCCAGCCCAACCCGCAGCAGTTTGTGGGGATATTTGCACAGAACAGACCCGAG TGGATCATCTCGGAGCTGGCGTGCTACACCTTCTCCATGGCCGTGGTGCCTCTGTACGACACCCTGGGCCTGGAGGCCATGGTCCACATCCTCAACCTGG CGGAGATCTCTCTGGTGATCTGCGACCGGGAGGAGAAGGCGGCGGCGTTGTTAGAGAACAAGGAGAAAGGCGTGACTCCGAAGCTCTCCTGCCTGGTTCTCTTCAACGAGTTCAGCGACGCGTTCGTGGAGAGGGCGAAGAACTGCACGATAGAGGTCCTGAAGCTGGAGCAGCTGATG GACCTGGGAAGGCAGTACCTCAAAGATCCTGTG CCGCCCCAGCCCGAGGATCTGGCCGTGGTTTGCTTCACCAGTGGAACCACAG GGAAGCCCAAGGGAGCCATGATCACCCACGGCAACATCGCCTCCAACACTTCCTCTGTCATTAAGATCCTGGAGGTCTGTCTACTCTTCCACCTCCTT ATCCAACAGCAGGATGTGTCGATCTCCTACCTGCCGC GCCACATGTTTGAGAGGATGATTCAG GTGTCTATGTTCTGCCACGGGGCGAGAGTGGGATTCTACCAAGGCGACATTTCTCTTCTCATGGATGACATTAAAACCCTCAAACCCACCTTCTTTCCTGTTGTGCCTCGTTTGCTCAATCGCATCTATGACAAG ATCCTGGGTTCTGTGACCTCCCCGCTGCGACGGGCCTTGCTTCACTACGCTGTGAGGAGGAAGCAGGCAGAGCTCAGCAGTGGAGTCGTACGCAACAACAGTCTGTGGGACAAACTGGTGTTCAACAGGATTCAG GCCAGTTTAGGAGGTAACGTGCGGTTCGCGTTGACCGCTTCAGCACCCATCTCGCCCACTGTGCTGTCCTTCCTCAGAGCCACTCTGGGCTGTCTGATCTTCGAAGGTTACGGACAGACAGAGTGCACGGCCGGCTGCACTTTCTCCATGCCCGGAGACTGGAGCGCAG GTCATGTAGGGGCTCCGCTGCCCTGCGCCAAGGTGAAGCTGATAGACATCCCTGATATGAACTACTTTGCTAAGAACGGAAATGGAGAG ATCTGTATTAGTGGCCCCAGCGTGTTCAAAGGTTACCTGAGGGACCCAGAAAGGACGGCTGAAGCCTTGGACAGCGACGGCTGGCTGCACAGCGGAGACGTAGGCCAGTGGCTTCCA AACGGGACGCTACGCATCATTGACAGGAAGAAGCACATCTTCAAGTTGTCCCAGGGAGAGTACATCGCTCCAGAGAAGATAGAAAATGTCTACATGCGCTGTGTTCCTGTGCTGCAGGTGTTCGTGCACGGAGATAGTTTACAG TCTTTTCTCATAGGCATAGTTGTACCTGACCCGGAGGTGTTTGTTGACTGGGCTAAAGAGCGAGGGTTTGTGGGATCCTATGAAGAGCTGTGCCAGAATCCT gatttaaagaaagcagtaaTAGAGGACATGACAGCTGTGGGGAAAGAAGCGGGGctgaagtcctttgaacaa GTGAAGGACCTTTACTTGCACCCGGAGACGTTCAGCATCGCCAACGGCCTTCTCACCCCGACTCTGAAGAGCAGACGCGTCGACATCCGCAGAGTCTTTCAGGAACAAATATCAAGCATGTACAGCAAGACGGCCATCTGA